A single Symbiobacterium thermophilum IAM 14863 DNA region contains:
- a CDS encoding KH domain-containing protein translates to MQRLVEVLVTGLVEHPDQVKITAVETPRAVTFEVRVADSDMGKVIGRRGRVARAIRTVVKAAAVKDGRRVMVEFMS, encoded by the coding sequence CTGCAGCGGCTGGTGGAAGTGCTGGTGACGGGGCTCGTGGAGCACCCGGACCAGGTCAAAATCACGGCGGTGGAAACCCCCCGCGCCGTCACCTTCGAGGTCCGTGTCGCCGACAGCGACATGGGCAAGGTGATCGGTCGGCGCGGCCGGGTGGCCAGGGCGATCCGCACGGTGGTCAAGGCGGCCGCCGTGAAGGACGGCCGCCGGGTAATGGTGGAGTTCATGTCATGA
- a CDS encoding YlqD family protein: MSLQILRPVTIKARVTESLKARLTAELNAAIKQLDDEMAELESQVKRAQLTATISPQQQLQLHQLVEQERAVRAEKKAQLQEEIRRVQALPLGAEVVQGTIQATATVKVGDSLDALMTAEIVVEDGKVIEIRGEV; the protein is encoded by the coding sequence ATGAGCTTGCAGATCTTGCGACCGGTGACGATCAAGGCCCGGGTGACCGAGAGCCTCAAAGCGCGGCTCACGGCGGAGCTGAACGCGGCGATCAAGCAGCTGGACGACGAGATGGCCGAGCTGGAAAGCCAGGTCAAGCGCGCCCAGCTCACCGCGACGATCAGCCCGCAGCAGCAGCTCCAGCTGCACCAGCTGGTGGAGCAGGAGCGCGCGGTGCGCGCCGAGAAGAAGGCGCAGCTGCAGGAGGAGATCCGCCGCGTCCAGGCGCTGCCTCTGGGCGCCGAGGTGGTCCAGGGCACCATCCAGGCGACGGCCACGGTGAAGGTGGGCGACAGCCTGGACGCCCTGATGACGGCCGAAATCGTCGTGGAGGACGGAAAGGT